A section of the Triticum dicoccoides isolate Atlit2015 ecotype Zavitan chromosome 7A, WEW_v2.0, whole genome shotgun sequence genome encodes:
- the LOC119331998 gene encoding uncharacterized protein LOC119331998, with product MASGGSGGGSSAQGTRRSLRSGSRLGKRPVEPDVHAEMALGPDGGGSGSGDKVHDEMLHQDAEGTAKRRKGVSARLADYVADSESDSDDDFVLPAKGSASTMAGPAADYVPDSESDREDFVLPGDHGMKVPANLFAPFNLTEPNVVAMGSHMTSQGSGGSVRTRRGGIGQVNDRNEQLFSEESMLMHDSAEKAAADMDFSEEVLRHESGNRGEGNTKLVLGNNDSGAAVSVGISSGTRTRKFSRDDKGKGKMVVEEVLLPQKLSDDEMDWQPVVLEENQSVSGAADADVEPLWRQAARERAIKLAPKFAFFKADEDVHSDEDDEEELEPAADAQDWPGPYSTALRIMDDRDAKLRARELGPSSKLANDADNVILWTPLKNKKAPLRPVPSLASLCMQTLASHAEGIESLGGIPEDLKHKLLTELCRSRKMNTHLLTEILCDNPVALQLRECSWLNEDDFEAVFGKCMTESLEVLQLDLSGRCMPDYILPTTLAKVPNCMPLLRKISLMGNYRLSDNGLDKLISAAPSLSSLNLSECSLLTSTGIENLANRLQSVLRELYINDCLNVDAMMILPALKKIKQLEILSMSGIQSVCDKFVNELIPIHGPNIRELAFAGCLKLTSSSIKTIGVNCPQLSSLDIRNLSRLRDSATRHLRDGCRFIKKLKLQKNTFSDEALSQFLEESGGCLTELSLNNIEKVGNLTARSIALKCSVRLEVLDVSFCRGLTNEALGLIVDSCSSLRTLKLFGCTQITDIFLKGHSNSLAKIIGIEGSILEQLGGY from the exons ATGGcttcgggcggcagcggcggcggctccagTGCTCAGGGGACGCGCAGGAGCTTGCGGTCAGGGTCTCGGCTCGGGAAGCGGCCCGTGGAGCCAGACGTTCACGCAGAGATGGCGCTCGGACCGGATGGAGGAGGGTCCGGGTCTGGAGACAAGGTGCACGACGAAATGCTGCACCAGGACGCCGAGGGCACGGCGAAGCGGCGCAAGGGCGTGTCGGCTCGGCTGGCCGACTACGTGGCTGATTCAGAGAGcgacagcgatgatgactttgtgctGCCGGCGAAAGGGAGTGCGAGCACGATGGCCGGACCGGCGGCCGATTACGTGCCTGATTCGGAGAGCGACAGGGAGGATTTTGTGCTGCCGGGGGATCATGGCATGAAGGTACCGGCAAACTTGTTTGCTCCTTTTAACCTGACTGAACCGAATGTGGTGGCTATGGGTTCGCATATGACCAGCCAGGGGAGTGGTGGTTCTGTGAGGACTCGTAGAGGGGGAATTGGACAAGTTAATGACAGGAATGAACAGCTCTTCAGTGAGGAGTCTATGCTCATGCATGATTCGGCAGAGAAGGCAGCTGCGGATATGGATTTCAGTGAGGAGGTTCTCAGGCATGAGTCTGGAAATAGAGGTGAAGGAAACACAAAGCTGGTTCTTGGGAACAACGATTCTGGTGCTGCTGTCAGTGTGGGTATTTCATCTGGTACCAGGACCAGGAAGTTCAGTCGTGATGATAAAGGAAAGGGGAAGATGGTTGTGGAAGAGGTTTTATTGCCCCAGAAGTTAAGTGATGATGAGATGGATTGGCAACCTGTGGTTTTAGAGGAGAATCAGAGCGTCTCAGGAGCAGCTGATGCTGATGTGGAGCCGCTTTGGAGGCAAGCGGCAAGAGAGAGAGCTATTAAGCTGGCACCAAAATTTGCATTCTTCAAAGCAGATGAAGATGtacatagtgatgaagatgatgaagaagagttAGAGCCTGCGGCTGATGCTCAGGATTGGCCAGGTCCATATTCTACTGCATTGAGGATCATGGATGATAGAGATGCCAAATTGAGAGCCAGGGAGTTGGGTCCGTCGTCTAAACTAGCTAATGATGCTGATAATGTCATTCTGTGGACACCTTTGAAAAACAAGAAAGCTCCGCTGCGACCTGTCCCATCACTTGCAAGCTTATGCATGCAAACTCTTGCAAGCCATGCTGAAGGTATTGAATCACTTGGAGGCATACCTGAGGACCTAAAACATAAACTTCTCACGGAACTGTGCCGTTCTAGGAAGATGAATACCCATCTTCTTACTGAAATCTTGTGTGACAATCCTGTGGCACTGCAGCTTAGGGAGTGTTCCTGGTTGAATGAGGATGACTTTGAGGCTGTTTTTGGTAAATGCATGACTGAATCCTTAGAG GTTCTGCAGCTTGACTTATCTGGGCGATGCATGCCTGACTATATTTTGCCTACTACCTTGGCAAAGGTTCCAAATTGCATGCCATTATTAAGAAAAATATCTCTGATGGGAAATTACCGACTTTCTGATAATGGGTTAGACAAACTCATCTCAGCAGCACCTTCTCTGAGTTCGCTAAATTTAAGCGAGTGTTCTCTTCTCACATCAACTGGAATTGAGAATCTTGCTAATAGGCTGCAATCTGTATTGAGAGAACTATATATTAATGACTGCCTAAATGTGGATGCCATGATGATTCTTCCTGCTCTAAAGAAAATTAAACAACTGGAGATTTTATCAATGTCTGGCATACAGTCTGTCTGTGACAAGTTTGTGAATGAGCTCATTCCTATACATGGCCCTAATATAAGGGAGTTAGCGTTTGCTGGTTGCCT GAAACTGACCTCATCCTCCATTAAGACTATTGGGGTGAACTGCCCCCAGTTATCATCTTTAGATATACGAAACTTGAGTAGGTTGCGTGACTCAGCAACGAGACATCTTCGTGATGGCTGTCGTTTTATAAAGAAATTAAAGCTTCAAAAGAATACATTCAG TGATGAAGCACTGTCTCAGTTTTTGGAAGAATCTGGAGGATGTCTAACTGAGTTGAGCctaaacaacattgagaag GTTGGAAACCTTACTGCACGGTCGATTGCTCTCAAGTGCTCCGTACGCTTGGAGGTTCTGGATGTTTCCTTCTGCCGTGGTCTGACCAATGAAGCTTTGGGGCTGATTGTTGACAGTTGCTCATCATTGAGAACTCTCAAGCTATTTGGGTGTACCCAG ATCACGGATATTTTCCTCAAGGGCCACTCGAACTCATTGGCTAAAATTATTGGGATAGAAGGGAGCATACTGGAGCAATTGGGTGGTTATTAG